The following nucleotide sequence is from Pirellulales bacterium.
GCCTGAGCCTGGTTGCGCAGAATGAAAAAGTGATGGTGTCGCGCACGCTCAGCAAGTCGTACGCGCTGGCGGGGCTGCGCTTCGGATTTATCGTCGCGCAACCGCACATCATCGCCGGCTTGCGAAAAGTGAAAGATTCGTACAATTGCGATGCGCTGTCGATCGCGGCGGCCACGGCGGCCATCGACGATCAGGTCTGGTTGAGCGAAAATCGGGCCAAGATCATCGCAACGCGCGGCCGGCTGACGGCGGAGCTGCGCGCCCTCGGCTTCGCGGTCCTCGATTCGCAGGCGAATTTCGTGTGGGCCACGCACGCTGACAGGCCGCTTAAATCCCTCTACGAGCAATTGAAACAGAACCGCATCCTGGTCCGTTACATGGATTACGCCGGCTGGGGTGACGGGCTAAGGATTTCCGTCGGCACCGACGAGCAGATTGATGCCTGCCTGGGGCTCTTAAAGACTATGATTTAGGACCAGGAATTCGATCGTCTCGCTGGCCTTCACACTCGCCTTTCCATGACGCAACAAACCGACGAAGCACGAGCCGCGTTCCGCCATCGCGTGCTAATGAATCGCGTTGTCGCCGTCGCGCTCCTGGCCCTCATCGCTCTTACCCTGTATTTCTGGTTTCACGAACCTGCCCCCAAGGAGCACGCGCTGCGCATGACGGCGGGCGATCCCTTGAATCATCGCTATCAGTTGGCACTGCTCCTTAAAGAAGAGGCGGCCAAGCACGACCTGCAACTTGAGATTGTCGGCAACTGGGAATCACAAGATGCGCTGACCAAGCTGGCGACCGACGAGCTCGATATTGCCTTGACGCTGGGCGACTTCGACATTCCCGACGAGCATTTGCGGCAGGTCGCCGTGCTCAATCGCGAGGTGATGCATTTGTTCGTCCGGCCCGAACTCATCGATGGCGGGCTGAAAGGTCTGCGCGGCCACACGCTCAATCTGAACGTGCCCGGATCGAACACGCATAAGATGTCGCACCGCATGTTGCACCTGGTGGGGCTCGAGTCGGGGCGCGATTACACGGAAGTCGAGCTGCCGCACGCCGAGATCATGACCCGGACGGCGGATGAACTGCCCGACGGCATTTTCGTGATCACTTCGCTGCCGTGGGGCGAAGTCGGCGACCGTCTCGTAGGGCAACTTGGCTATCGGCTGATGGAGCTTCCCTATGGCGATGCCGTGTCGTTGCGCAATCCTTCGGTGCGCGACGCCGTGATTCCGGCCTATAGCTATGGCATCAATCCGCCGGTGCCCGATCGACCGCTGCACACGCTCGGGCAACAGTTGTTGGTGGTCGCCCGGCGCGAGACGCCCAGCGCCGCGATCGAACGATTGATGACCGTCATTTTCGAGAGTGAGTTCGGCCGGCGGGCGCGCCTGTCGACGCTCAGCCCTCTCGCCTCGCGCGACGGCAACGAATTCCCCATGCACGCCGGGACACTCAAGTATTTGCACCGCAACGAACCGCTGATCAAAGCCGACTCGATCGACAAGTTGGAAAATCTGCGCAGCTTCCTGGTCTCGGCCGCGTTGGCCTGTTTCTTGTTCTGGCGCTGGCAGAAGCGCCGCAACATGATTGGCTTCGAGTCCTATATCGACGCGGTCACCGAGCTGGAATTGGCGGCCATGAACATGGATCGGAGCGGACCGGTCGATTTCGCCGAGTTGAAGCGCCTGCGCGGTCGTTTGACCGAGCTGAAAACGGAAGCCCTCGAGCGCGAAGCCGAGGGGGTGCTCAGCGGCGATGACCAGATGAGCAGTTTTCTCACGCACGTCTCGGACGTGCGCAATTACTTGGATTCGATGCTCAGTCGCGAACCGCCGCCGTCCGCCCCTATCCGGCGCGCCGACGCGGATCCCGACTTGGAAACCGTTCAAAATACGGAGCGCAGATGACGCACGCCTGGCACGACGTTTCTCCCGGCCCGAAGTCGCCGGAAGAATTTACCTCGGTGATCGAGATTCCCAAAGGCTCCAGCGTGAAGTACGAGCTGGATAAGGAAACGGGGCTCTTGAAGCTTGACCGTGTCCTTTATTCGGCCGTCTATTATCCGGCCAACTACGGGTTCATCCCACAGACGCTGGCCGAGGACGACGATCCGCTCGATGTCCTGGTGCTCTGCCAGGAACCGGTGGCGCCGTTGACGCTGGTCCGCTCGCGGCCGATTGGCCTGATGACGATGATCGACACTGGCAAACGCGATCACAAGATCCTGGCCGTCGCGCTCGACGATCCCGAGTACAGCAGCTATCGCGAAGCGAACGAGCTGCGGGCCCATAATCTTGCCATGCTGCAGCGGTTTTTCCTCGACTACAAAACGCTGGAAGGCAAGGCCGTCGAGGTCGAGGATTTTCAGCCCGCCGCCGCCACGATCGGCGTGATCAACGAGGCACTCGAACGCTATAGCGCCGTGCGACGTCGCGGCTTTCAACGCACGGGCAAAGCCTCGTAGCAGGGCCCGGAATCGCCGGAGGCGCCGATTTTACGTGGTATTCTTGAAGACATGACACGCACCGCCCACATCGCGCGCCAAACGGCAGAAACCTCGATCGAGCTGGACCTTGCGCTCGACGGCTCGGGCAGCGCGCAAATCGCGACCGGCGTCGGCTTTTTCGACCACATGCTCACGCTGCTGGCCCGGCATGCGGCGATCGATCTGTCGATCCGCGCGCAGGGCGATCTGCACGTCGATCAGCATCACACGGTGGAAGACGTCGGCATCTGCTTTGGCCAGGCGCTGCGACAAGCGCTGGGCGACAAGGCCGGCATCCGCCGCTACGGCCATTTCACGCTGCCGATGGAAGAGACGCTGGTCACGTCGGCCATCGATCTGAGCGGCCGTTATTATCTGGTGTTCCAGGCCGAGTTCAGCCGCGCCAAGATCGGCGACTTCGACAGCGAGCTGGTCGAGGATTTCTGGCAAGCCGCGGCGGCCAACGCACTGATGAACCTGCACGTCGTGCTGCACCACGGCCGCAACAACCACCACATCGCCGAAGCGATTTTCAAAGGCACGGCCCGCGCCCTGCGCATGGCCGTCGAGCCCGATCCGCGCATGACGGGCATTCCCAGCACCAAGGGAACGCTCAGCTCCTGACCGTTCGTCACGCGGG
It contains:
- a CDS encoding TAXI family TRAP transporter solute-binding subunit, yielding MNRVVAVALLALIALTLYFWFHEPAPKEHALRMTAGDPLNHRYQLALLLKEEAAKHDLQLEIVGNWESQDALTKLATDELDIALTLGDFDIPDEHLRQVAVLNREVMHLFVRPELIDGGLKGLRGHTLNLNVPGSNTHKMSHRMLHLVGLESGRDYTEVELPHAEIMTRTADELPDGIFVITSLPWGEVGDRLVGQLGYRLMELPYGDAVSLRNPSVRDAVIPAYSYGINPPVPDRPLHTLGQQLLVVARRETPSAAIERLMTVIFESEFGRRARLSTLSPLASRDGNEFPMHAGTLKYLHRNEPLIKADSIDKLENLRSFLVSAALACFLFWRWQKRRNMIGFESYIDAVTELELAAMNMDRSGPVDFAELKRLRGRLTELKTEALEREAEGVLSGDDQMSSFLTHVSDVRNYLDSMLSREPPPSAPIRRADADPDLETVQNTERR
- a CDS encoding inorganic diphosphatase, with the protein product MTHAWHDVSPGPKSPEEFTSVIEIPKGSSVKYELDKETGLLKLDRVLYSAVYYPANYGFIPQTLAEDDDPLDVLVLCQEPVAPLTLVRSRPIGLMTMIDTGKRDHKILAVALDDPEYSSYREANELRAHNLAMLQRFFLDYKTLEGKAVEVEDFQPAAATIGVINEALERYSAVRRRGFQRTGKAS
- the hisB gene encoding imidazoleglycerol-phosphate dehydratase HisB yields the protein MTRTAHIARQTAETSIELDLALDGSGSAQIATGVGFFDHMLTLLARHAAIDLSIRAQGDLHVDQHHTVEDVGICFGQALRQALGDKAGIRRYGHFTLPMEETLVTSAIDLSGRYYLVFQAEFSRAKIGDFDSELVEDFWQAAAANALMNLHVVLHHGRNNHHIAEAIFKGTARALRMAVEPDPRMTGIPSTKGTLSS